The following are from one region of the Cataglyphis hispanica isolate Lineage 1 chromosome 16, ULB_Chis1_1.0, whole genome shotgun sequence genome:
- the LOC126855669 gene encoding serine/threonine-protein phosphatase 2A regulatory subunit B'' subunit gamma-like: MDVVMDMELKALLRNCASAKKRISNEKSSNEEKEDEYFRSMYQQWKGVKAQDNDTTYKVIPKFYFKLPKEDEILPQKLREETRALFLQRRSRQLLDNNELKALWVLLDKYHSPPLSGDEQMINYEDFKKVGKLAGAKCSSYFTAVVFAKLQQGDPHGRISIMALFNYVMRKVWLHQTRIGLSLYDVTGQGYLRESDLENYILELIPTLPQLEGLEKSFHSFYVCTAVRKFLFFLDPLRTGRVRIQDILACSFLDDLLELRDEDLPKDLQEANWFSAPSALKVYGQYLNLDRDHNGMLNKEELAGYGTGTLTGVFLERIFQECLTYEGEMDYKTYLDFVLALENRHEPQSLHYLFRILDINNRGYLDTFCLNYFFRAIQEQMTMHGQEPVSFDDVKDEIFDMVKPADPCKITLQDLLSCGQGDTMVSILIEFHGFWAYENREAMAADTGDESSHV, from the exons ATGGATGTTGTTATGGATATGGAATTGAAAGCTTTATTACGAAATTGCGCTTCAGCAAAGAAacgtatat CGAATGAAAAGTCTAGTAATGAGGAAAAAGAGGATGAATACTTTCGGAGCATGTATCAGCAGTGGAAAGGTGTAAAGGCGCAAGACAATGATACTACGTACAAAGTTATACCAAAGTTCTATTTCAAGTTGCCCAAGGAGGATGAAATTTTACCACAAAAGTTACGCGAAGAGACACGTGCCTTATTCTTGCAAAGGCGCTCTCGGCAATTGCTCGATAATAATGAACTAAAAGCATTATGGGTTTTGTTGGACAAATATCATAGTCCACCGTTGTCAGGGGATGAACAGATGATTAATTATGAGGACTTTAAAAAAGTGGGTAAGCTGGCAGGAGCAAAATGTAGTTCGTATTTTACTGCAGTTGTTTTTGCTAAATTGCAACAGGGAGATCCACATGGTAGAATTAGTATTATGGCATTGTTCAACTATGTCATGAGAAAAGTCTGGTTACATCAAACAAGGATCGGTCTTTCTTTATATGATGTGACAGGGCAGGGATATCTCAGAGAGTCA GATTtggaaaactatattttagaattgatACCCACGTTACCGCAACTCGAAGGTCTTGAAAAGTCCTTTCATTCTTTTTACGTATGCACAGctgtgagaaaatttttattttttttggatCCTCTTCGAACTGGACGAGTCCGCATTCAAGATATTTTGGCGTGTAGTTTTCTAGACGATCTTTTAGAATTGAGAGATGAGGATCTGCCAAAAGATCTCCAGGAAGCAAATTGGTTCTCTGCACCTTCAGCACTCAAAGTATATGGACAGTATCTCAATCTTGATAGAGACCATAATGGAATGCTAAATAAAGAAGAACTTGCTGG atatggtACTGGGACTTTAACTGGTGTCTTTCTTGAACGGATATTTCAAGAATGTCTCACTTATGAAGGAGAGATGGactataaaacatatttagatTTCGTTTTAGCATTAGAGAATAGACATGAACCTCAGAGTCTTCATTATCTGTTTCGCATTCTCGATATCAACAATCGTGGTTATCTAGATACATTTTGtcttaactatttttttaga GCTATACAAGAACAGATGACAATGCATGGTCAAGAACCTGTTAGTTTTGATGACGTTAAAGATGAGATATTTGACATGGTCAAGCCAGCAGATCCATGTAAAATTACGTTGCAGGATTTACTATCTTG TGGGCAAGGTGATACGATGGTCagtattttaatcgaattcCATGGTTTTTGGGCATATGAAAATCGTGAGGCCATGGCAGCTGATACCGGGGATGAATCATCGCATGTATGA
- the LOC126855666 gene encoding CXXC-type zinc finger protein 1-like gives MADKRQNSLSKEEIAKQFMLPERKSKIATLLKQDGQAYCICRSSDSSRFMIGCDACEEWYHGDCINITEKDAKHIKQFFCVRCREEDSTLITRYKPRKIEQDDRKHKKYKEKEGGHRYEYDAPWDPRIEKKSSKRCGECTGCLRTENCGKCDACRHLKKHGPSVRLKVRCIQRTCRVLGDPLKPSKSFNKGTKLTKKRKRDSSNERNEYLEPPRHCYGPACTKQSRPGSKYCSDDCGLKLATSRIYQVLPQRIQEWSLTACIAEQNNRRALESVRKQQHDVRRILQELEKRHVELDRIVERAKHAIIDPQAEVDDNDDTESSMYCITCGHEIHSRTAVKHMEKCFNKYESQASFGSIFKTRIEGQVMFCDFYNPVNRTYCKRLRVLCPEHCKDPKIGDSEVCGCPLVTNVFNVTGEFCRAPKKNCVKHYMWEKLRRAEIDMERVRQWLKIDELVEQERQIRSNMATRAGVLALMLHSTYNHELMEQMTQEQSREQLQAMEEELQRRYGLRDIKE, from the exons ATGGCTGATAAAAGGCAGAATAGTTTATCA aaagaagaaatagCCAAGCAGTTTATGCTGCCGGAAAGAAAGAGTAAGATCGCAACGTTATTGAAACAAGACGGTCAAGCATATTGTATTTGTAGAAGCTCGGATAGTTCCCGTTTTATGAT AGGATGTGATGCATGCGAGGAATGGTACCATGGTGATTGCATAAACATAACTGAAAAAGATGCAAaacatattaaacaatttttctgtgtt CGTTGTAGAGAAGAAGATTCAACTTTGATAACACGATACAAACCACGTAAAATTGAGCAAGATGACAGAAAACATAAAAAGTATAAGGAGAAGGAAGGAGGACATCGATACGAGTATGATGCACCTTGGGATCCtagaatagagaaaaaatcttCCAAGCGTTGTGGGGAATGTACGGGATGTTTACGTACGGAAAATTGTGGGAAATGTGACGCCTGCAG ACATTTGAAGAAACATGGACCTTCGGTACGATTAAAGGTCAGATGTATCCAACGAACTTGCCGTGTACTGGGAGATCCACTAAAACCTTCCAAAAGTTTTAACAAGGGAACAAAATTGACTAAGAAGCGAAAGAGAGATTCGAGTAATGAAAGAAACGAATATCTGGAACCGCCGCGTCATTGCTATGGACCTGCATGTACGAAGCAATCGCGGCCCGGTAGCAAATACTGCTCCGACGACTGTGGCTTAAAACTAGCGACGAGCAGGATCTATCAGGTGCTACCGCAACGGATACAGGAATGGTCCCTCACTGCATGCATTGCGGAGCAAAATAATAGGCGCGCTCTGGAATCCGTGAGGAAACAGCAACATGATGTTCGTAGAATACTTCAAGAGCTGGAAAAAAGACACGTTGAATTAGATCGTATCGTTGAACGTGCAAAACACGCGATCATCGATCCGCAAGCCGAGGTGGACGATAATGATGATACGGAAAGTAGCATGTATTGTATCACGTGCGGTCACGAAATCCATTCGAGAACTGCCGTTAAACATatggaaaaatgtttcaataag TACGAATCTCAAGCATCTTTCGGCTCAATTTTCAAGACGCGCATTGAGGGTCAAGTGATGTTCTGCGATTTTTATAATCCTGTGAACAGAACCTATTGCAAAAGATTACGTGTTCTCTGCCCGGAGCACTGCAAAGATCCCAAGATTGGCGACAGTGAAGTGTGCGGTTGTCCGTTAGTTACGAATGTGTTCAACGTCACGGGCGAATTTTGTCGCGCGCCTAAGAAGAATTGCGTGAAGCACTACATGTGGGAAAAACTGCGACGTGCGGAGATCGATATGGAGAGGGTGAGGCAATGGCTGAAGATTGATGAACTCGTAGAACAAGAAAGGCAAATACGATCAAATATGGCGACACGAGCCGGTGTATTAGCTCTTATGTTGCATTCTACTTACAATCACGAGTTAATGGAACAGATGACGCAAGAACAGAGCAGGGAACAATTACAGGCGATGGAGGAGGAGCTACAGAGGAGATATGGTTTACGGGATATAAAGGAATAA
- the LOC126855660 gene encoding ER degradation-enhancing alpha-mannosidase-like protein 2 isoform X2, with product MFDYAYSGYLTHAYPYDELRSLSCDGFDTWGSFSLTLIDALDTLAVMGNLSEFRRVAELISARENFEANINVSVFETNIRVVGGLLSAHLLSRRAGVKLEPGWPCNGPLLRLAEDMAKRLIAAFDTPTGMPYGTVNLKYGVPEGETSITCTAGIGTFLLEFGTLSRLTGDPLYEEVAMNAIKALHYYKSNIGLVGNHIDVLTGHWTAQDSGIGAGIDSYFEYLAKGTLLFQDPSLASIFQEHKKAIEKYIRREDWHLWVSMTKGQVTLPVFQSLDAYWPGVLSLFGEIADAMKSLHNYHRVWKQFGFTPEFYNIPQAEAGTNREGYPLRPELIESVMYLYRATRDPWLIQVGVDMLRSLQHSAKTTCGYATINDVRDHRKADRMESFFLAETTKYLYLLFDTDNFIHNSGSEGEIIDTQWGRCVVDAGGYIFNTEAHPIDPGALYCCRPVREIFPDKKPVLKRFLPTQNMPEDNITPNDLRFEKDVTKTKNPGVLPITISKLSEIRHYAVNKKEGAVNESFSLSNASSPRDSIEENATVEEVKKSNQTVRLPTQILAPSSTIYKADDSDGSDSFESPILSNGQYSTSSSATVQSSATRQNATPSPVKTRFEPQIMLENIRRGNLYPTNVTARQNYQILSCQAQPFLQRMSIIGEFF from the coding sequence ATGTTCGATTACGCTTACTCGGGCTACCTGACGCATGCCTATCCCTACGACGAGCTGCGTTCGTTGAGCTGCGATGGCTTCGACACCTGGGGCAGCTTTTCCTTGACTCTGATCGACGCCCTGGACACACTCGCGGTTATGGGTAATCTTTCCGAATTTCGCCGCGTTGCCGAGTTAATCAGCGCGAGGGAGAACTTCGAGGCCAACATCAACGTGTCCGTGTTCGAGACGAACATCCGGGTGGTCGGTGGGCTGCTGAGTGCACACCTGTTGTCGCGTAGAGCAGGTGTCAAGCTGGAACCAGGTTGGCCCTGCAATGGTCCGTTACTGCGTCTCGCCGAGGATATGGCTAAAAGACTGATTGCGGCCTTTGATACACCTACAGGAATGCCATATGGTACGGTTAATCTCAAATACGGCGTGCCGGAAGGCGAAACCAGCATCACTTGCACCGCTGGCATTGGCACTTTTCTATTGGAATTTGGTACCCTCTCCAGGCTAACGGGAGATCCTCTGTACGAAGAAGTAGCCATGAATGCTATAAAGgcgttacattattataaatccaatATTGGTTTAGTCGGCAATCATATAGATGTTCTCACTGGTCATTGGACTGCTCAGGATTCTGGTATAGGCGCAGGAATCGACTCTTATTTTGAGTATCTGGCCAAGGGTACATTACTGTTCCAAGATCCTTCACTGGCTTCGATATTTCAGGAGCACAAGAAGgccatagaaaaatatattcgtcgAGAAGATTGGCATCTATGGGTTTCCATGACTAAGGGTCAAGTGACGTTACCAGTTTTTCAATCCTTGGATGCTTACTGGCCTGGCGTGTTGAGTCTGTTCGGCGAGATTGCAGACGCGATGAAATCCTTGCATAATTATCATCGCGTGTGGAAACAATTCGGATTCACTCCTGAGTTCTACAATATACCGCAGGCTGAGGCGGGTACCAATAGAGAGGGCTATCCCCTGCGACCGGAGCTCATAGAATCCGTTATGTATCTTTACAGAGCTACCAGAGATCCCTGGCTGATCCAAGTGGGAGTGGACATGCTGAGAAGTTTGCAGCACAGCGCCAAAACCACGTGCGGCTACGCGACCATCAACGACGTCCGAGATCATCGCAAAGCAGATAGGATGGAGTCCTTTTTCCTCGCAGAGACTACCAAGTACCTGTACCTTCTCTTCGACACCGATAACTTTATTCATAACAGCGGCTCCGAGGGCGAGATAATCGACACTCAGTGGGGTCGGTGCGTCGTGGATGCTGGCGGATATATCTTCAACACTGAGGCTCATCCAATCGATCCTGGAGCATTATACTGCTGCCGGCCGGTGCGAGAGATCTTTCCGGACAAGAAGCCGGTTCTCAAAAGATTTCTACCGACGCAGAACATGCCAGAGGATAACATCACGCCAAACGATCTTCGCTTCGAGAAGGATGTTACCAAGACGAAAAATCCAGGTGTGCTGCCGATAACGATATCCAAATTGTCCGAAATTAGACACTATGCTGTGAATAAGAAAGAAGGAGCTGTCAATGAGAGTTTTTCATTGTCGAACGCTTCCTCGCCGAGGGATTCTATCGAAGAAAACGCGACAGTCGAGGAAGTGAAGAAATCGAATCAGACCGTTCGGCTTCCAACACAGATTCTCGCACCCTCATCGACGATCTACAAAGCCGACGATAGTGACGGTTCTGATAGTTTTGAATCTCCAATATTATCTAACGGACAGTACTCGACTTCCTCGAGTGCCACGGTCCAAAGTTCTGCTACCCGACAAAATGCAACACCGAGTCCCGTTAAAACCAGATTCGAGCCTCAAATTATGCTGGAGAACATCAGACGTGGAAATCTTTATCCGACAAATGTCACAGCAAGACAGAATTATCAGATCTTATCCTGTCAAGCTCAACCATTCCTGCAACGAATGTCGATCATaggggaatttttttaa
- the LOC126855660 gene encoding ER degradation-enhancing alpha-mannosidase-like protein 2 isoform X1: protein MILFRTGSILGFLILVSGFREYNKRDLIALREEVRSMFDYAYSGYLTHAYPYDELRSLSCDGFDTWGSFSLTLIDALDTLAVMGNLSEFRRVAELISARENFEANINVSVFETNIRVVGGLLSAHLLSRRAGVKLEPGWPCNGPLLRLAEDMAKRLIAAFDTPTGMPYGTVNLKYGVPEGETSITCTAGIGTFLLEFGTLSRLTGDPLYEEVAMNAIKALHYYKSNIGLVGNHIDVLTGHWTAQDSGIGAGIDSYFEYLAKGTLLFQDPSLASIFQEHKKAIEKYIRREDWHLWVSMTKGQVTLPVFQSLDAYWPGVLSLFGEIADAMKSLHNYHRVWKQFGFTPEFYNIPQAEAGTNREGYPLRPELIESVMYLYRATRDPWLIQVGVDMLRSLQHSAKTTCGYATINDVRDHRKADRMESFFLAETTKYLYLLFDTDNFIHNSGSEGEIIDTQWGRCVVDAGGYIFNTEAHPIDPGALYCCRPVREIFPDKKPVLKRFLPTQNMPEDNITPNDLRFEKDVTKTKNPGVLPITISKLSEIRHYAVNKKEGAVNESFSLSNASSPRDSIEENATVEEVKKSNQTVRLPTQILAPSSTIYKADDSDGSDSFESPILSNGQYSTSSSATVQSSATRQNATPSPVKTRFEPQIMLENIRRGNLYPTNVTARQNYQILSCQAQPFLQRMSIIGEFF from the coding sequence atgATCCTGTTTAGAACGGGCTCGATTCTGGGTTTCTTGATTCTGGTCAGCGGATTTCGGGAGTACAACAAGAGGGATCTGATTGCTTTGCGCGAGGAGGTTCGGTCCATGTTCGATTACGCTTACTCGGGCTACCTGACGCATGCCTATCCCTACGACGAGCTGCGTTCGTTGAGCTGCGATGGCTTCGACACCTGGGGCAGCTTTTCCTTGACTCTGATCGACGCCCTGGACACACTCGCGGTTATGGGTAATCTTTCCGAATTTCGCCGCGTTGCCGAGTTAATCAGCGCGAGGGAGAACTTCGAGGCCAACATCAACGTGTCCGTGTTCGAGACGAACATCCGGGTGGTCGGTGGGCTGCTGAGTGCACACCTGTTGTCGCGTAGAGCAGGTGTCAAGCTGGAACCAGGTTGGCCCTGCAATGGTCCGTTACTGCGTCTCGCCGAGGATATGGCTAAAAGACTGATTGCGGCCTTTGATACACCTACAGGAATGCCATATGGTACGGTTAATCTCAAATACGGCGTGCCGGAAGGCGAAACCAGCATCACTTGCACCGCTGGCATTGGCACTTTTCTATTGGAATTTGGTACCCTCTCCAGGCTAACGGGAGATCCTCTGTACGAAGAAGTAGCCATGAATGCTATAAAGgcgttacattattataaatccaatATTGGTTTAGTCGGCAATCATATAGATGTTCTCACTGGTCATTGGACTGCTCAGGATTCTGGTATAGGCGCAGGAATCGACTCTTATTTTGAGTATCTGGCCAAGGGTACATTACTGTTCCAAGATCCTTCACTGGCTTCGATATTTCAGGAGCACAAGAAGgccatagaaaaatatattcgtcgAGAAGATTGGCATCTATGGGTTTCCATGACTAAGGGTCAAGTGACGTTACCAGTTTTTCAATCCTTGGATGCTTACTGGCCTGGCGTGTTGAGTCTGTTCGGCGAGATTGCAGACGCGATGAAATCCTTGCATAATTATCATCGCGTGTGGAAACAATTCGGATTCACTCCTGAGTTCTACAATATACCGCAGGCTGAGGCGGGTACCAATAGAGAGGGCTATCCCCTGCGACCGGAGCTCATAGAATCCGTTATGTATCTTTACAGAGCTACCAGAGATCCCTGGCTGATCCAAGTGGGAGTGGACATGCTGAGAAGTTTGCAGCACAGCGCCAAAACCACGTGCGGCTACGCGACCATCAACGACGTCCGAGATCATCGCAAAGCAGATAGGATGGAGTCCTTTTTCCTCGCAGAGACTACCAAGTACCTGTACCTTCTCTTCGACACCGATAACTTTATTCATAACAGCGGCTCCGAGGGCGAGATAATCGACACTCAGTGGGGTCGGTGCGTCGTGGATGCTGGCGGATATATCTTCAACACTGAGGCTCATCCAATCGATCCTGGAGCATTATACTGCTGCCGGCCGGTGCGAGAGATCTTTCCGGACAAGAAGCCGGTTCTCAAAAGATTTCTACCGACGCAGAACATGCCAGAGGATAACATCACGCCAAACGATCTTCGCTTCGAGAAGGATGTTACCAAGACGAAAAATCCAGGTGTGCTGCCGATAACGATATCCAAATTGTCCGAAATTAGACACTATGCTGTGAATAAGAAAGAAGGAGCTGTCAATGAGAGTTTTTCATTGTCGAACGCTTCCTCGCCGAGGGATTCTATCGAAGAAAACGCGACAGTCGAGGAAGTGAAGAAATCGAATCAGACCGTTCGGCTTCCAACACAGATTCTCGCACCCTCATCGACGATCTACAAAGCCGACGATAGTGACGGTTCTGATAGTTTTGAATCTCCAATATTATCTAACGGACAGTACTCGACTTCCTCGAGTGCCACGGTCCAAAGTTCTGCTACCCGACAAAATGCAACACCGAGTCCCGTTAAAACCAGATTCGAGCCTCAAATTATGCTGGAGAACATCAGACGTGGAAATCTTTATCCGACAAATGTCACAGCAAGACAGAATTATCAGATCTTATCCTGTCAAGCTCAACCATTCCTGCAACGAATGTCGATCATaggggaatttttttaa